The following is a genomic window from Hydrogenobaculum sp. Y04AAS1.
ATTTAAAACCTGGTAAAGACGTGGTGGCTATTGTAAAGTCCTCTGATGTTATACTGGGAGTAGGGAAGGAGGTTGAAAAACTATATCCATTGAGCGTAAGAAACATCCTAAAAGGTACCGTCAAACAGATAGTGGAATCTGATGTAAATAGCATGGTAAAAGTAGATATAGGAGCTGAGCTTACCATTAGCTCTGTAATCACTACAGAGTCTTTGAAAGAGCTTGGTATAAAAGAGGGCTCTTCGGTTTATGTCATAATAAAAGCCTCAAATGTGATGATTTATGTAATTTAGGAGATGATTTTATGAAAAAGTTTATAGTTTTTGGGCTTTTAGCAAGTAAAATAGTCTTTGGTGCTACAATCACAGTGGCAGCTGCTGCTGATCTTAGGTTTGTATTGCAAGATTTAACAGCACTTTATGAGAAAGAATATCCTAAAGACAAACTAAAGTTTATATACGGAGCTTCTGGTAACTTTTACAATCAAATAAGAGCTGGTTATCCTATAGATGTATTTATGTCTGCGGATACACATTTTCCTGAGCTTCTTTATAAACAAGGTTTATCTTACAAACCAAGAGCTTACGCCATAGGCAAACTTGCTCTTTTTACCACAAAAAATATAGATGTGGATAATCCAAAACTTGCTTTCTTAAAAGCTCAAAAAGTGGCCATAGCAAACCCAAGAGTAGCCCCTTATGGTATAGCTGGTATATCTACACTTCATTGTTATCATGTGTACAACGACGTTAAAGATAAAATAATTTTCGGTGAAAATATAATCCAAACTACTCAATTTGTAGCTTCTAAAAATGCCGATGTGGGACTTGTTTCTTATTCTCTTATCTTGGCACCACAGCTTCATAGTAAGGGTAAATTTTACCTTATACCTCAAGCTTGCTATAAACCTATCGTACAAGGCGCTGCTGTAATAAAAGCAACAAAAGATAAAAATGCTGCCATGAGATTTTTTAACTTTTTATATTCCCAGGAAGCAATAGCCATCTGGAAATCTTTTGGAT
Proteins encoded in this region:
- the modA gene encoding molybdate ABC transporter substrate-binding protein, yielding MKKFIVFGLLASKIVFGATITVAAAADLRFVLQDLTALYEKEYPKDKLKFIYGASGNFYNQIRAGYPIDVFMSADTHFPELLYKQGLSYKPRAYAIGKLALFTTKNIDVDNPKLAFLKAQKVAIANPRVAPYGIAGISTLHCYHVYNDVKDKIIFGENIIQTTQFVASKNADVGLVSYSLILAPQLHSKGKFYLIPQACYKPIVQGAAVIKATKDKNAAMRFFNFLYSQEAIAIWKSFGYGIPK